A part of Corynebacterium afermentans subsp. lipophilum genomic DNA contains:
- the radA gene encoding DNA repair protein RadA, whose product MAKKPRVIHTCTECGYSSPKWLGRCPECGSWGTLQEEAPAASGPVKTSSLTPSAPASPITQVEAAATKTVKSGIRELDRVLGSGVVPGSVVLMAGEPGVGKSTLLLEVASRWAKQGRKALYVTAEESAGQVRARAERTEALVDTLYLAAESNLDVVFGHVEQLKPSLLIVDSVQTMHAAGVEGVAGGVAQSRAVTAALTTLAKTTNIPVLLVGHVTKDGNVAGPRVLEHLVDVVLNFEGDRQSSLRMLRGIKNRFGATDEVGCFEQTSSGIREVPDPSGLFLSHRGKTPDGSAVTVAMDGVRPILAEVQALTVDPVNKSPRRVVTGLDFNRVPMVLAVLQARCGERTNDKDAYVATVGGVKITETATDLAVALATWSSLHEKPLPAKTVVVGEVGLAGEIRRVPNLGRRLQEAARMGYTSAIVPAGEKLSIDGLTVRPVSTLAEALERLR is encoded by the coding sequence ATGGCAAAGAAACCCCGTGTGATCCACACCTGCACCGAGTGCGGCTACTCCTCCCCCAAGTGGCTCGGCCGCTGCCCCGAGTGCGGGTCTTGGGGAACGCTCCAAGAGGAGGCGCCGGCTGCTTCGGGCCCGGTGAAGACGTCCTCGCTGACACCGTCCGCTCCCGCGAGCCCGATCACGCAGGTCGAGGCTGCGGCAACGAAAACTGTAAAGTCCGGCATTCGGGAGCTGGACCGCGTGCTCGGCTCCGGTGTGGTGCCCGGCTCCGTGGTGCTGATGGCGGGCGAGCCCGGTGTGGGCAAGTCCACGCTGTTGCTGGAGGTGGCGTCGCGCTGGGCAAAGCAGGGGCGCAAGGCGCTCTACGTCACGGCGGAGGAGTCTGCGGGCCAGGTCCGCGCCCGCGCCGAGCGCACGGAGGCGCTGGTGGACACGCTGTATCTGGCCGCCGAGTCCAACCTGGACGTGGTGTTTGGGCACGTGGAGCAGCTGAAGCCTTCGTTGCTGATTGTGGATTCGGTGCAGACCATGCACGCCGCGGGCGTCGAGGGCGTCGCCGGTGGCGTGGCGCAGTCCCGCGCGGTCACTGCGGCGCTGACCACGCTGGCCAAGACCACGAACATCCCGGTGCTACTGGTGGGGCACGTGACCAAGGACGGCAACGTCGCCGGCCCGCGCGTGCTGGAACATCTGGTGGACGTCGTGTTGAACTTTGAGGGGGACAGGCAGTCGTCGCTAAGAATGCTCCGGGGTATTAAGAACCGCTTCGGCGCCACGGACGAGGTCGGCTGCTTCGAACAGACCTCCAGCGGCATCCGGGAGGTGCCGGACCCGTCGGGGCTGTTCCTGTCGCACCGCGGGAAAACGCCGGACGGCTCCGCGGTGACTGTGGCGATGGACGGCGTGCGCCCTATCCTCGCTGAGGTGCAGGCGCTGACCGTGGATCCGGTGAACAAGAGCCCGCGGCGCGTGGTCACCGGCCTGGATTTCAACCGGGTGCCCATGGTGCTGGCGGTGCTGCAGGCGCGCTGCGGGGAACGCACGAACGACAAGGACGCCTATGTGGCCACCGTCGGCGGGGTGAAGATCACGGAGACGGCCACGGACCTCGCGGTCGCGTTAGCAACGTGGTCGAGCCTGCATGAGAAGCCACTGCCTGCGAAAACGGTGGTTGTCGGCGAGGTGGGACTGGCAGGAGAGATCAGGCGGGTGCCAAACCTCGGCCGCCGCCTCCAAGAAGCGGCCCGCATGGGCTACACCAGTGCGATCGTGCCCGCCGGAGAGAAGCTGTCTATCGACGGCCTGACGGTCCGCCCCGTCTCCACCCTCGCGGAGGCGCTCGAGCGGCTTAGGTGA